A window of the Enoplosus armatus isolate fEnoArm2 chromosome 5, fEnoArm2.hap1, whole genome shotgun sequence genome harbors these coding sequences:
- the LOC139285869 gene encoding diacylglycerol kinase delta: MEEWMAALRSVQNRQNYESTQYSMDHFSGMHNWYACSHARPTYCNVCREALSGVTSHGLSCEVCKFKAHKRCAVRATNNCKWTTLASIGKDIIEDEDGVSMPHQWLEGNLPVSAKCNVCDKTCGSVLRLQDWRCLWCKAMVHSGCKEQLSSKCPLGQCKVSVIPPTALNSIDSDGFWKASCPPSCTSPLLVFVNSKSGDNQGVKFLRRFKQLLNPAQVFDLMNGGPHLGLRLFQKFDTFRILVCGGDGSVGWVLSEIDALTLHKQCQLGVLPLGTGNDLARVLGWGSACDDDTQLPQILEKLERASTKMLDRWSIMVYETKFPRQHSASTVTEDCSDDSEVQQIQTYEDSVAAHLSKILTSDQHSVVISSAKVLCETVKDFVARVGKAYEKNTESSEESEAMAKKCGVLKEKLDSLLKTLNEESQASTMPPPAPPPTIAEEQEEAEGVVLSPPLYAPPHAPCSPRTNTSSSAAAAIFKPREQLMLRANSLKKAIRQIIEQTEKAVDEQNAQTQQQLFSLSQAEEEEGLVEEEEEEEVEEDKMSLQSSYSAKHRNTRRVSKTPCEKLISKGSLSLGSSASLPVQTGSRENMPMLNTKILYPGLRGISGSFSSSSVISRLLVNADPFSCDPDNMDCYTEKCVMNNYFGIGLDAKISLDFNNKRDEHPEKCRSRTKNMMWYGVLGTKELLHRTYKNLEQRVLLECDGRPIPLPSLQGIAVLNIPSYAGGTNFWGGTKEDDTFTAPSFDDKILEVVAVFGSMQMAVSRVINLQHHRIAQCRTVKITILGDEGVPVQVDGEAWVQPPGYIKIIHKNRTQTLTRDRAFESTLKSWEDKQKCEFPRTPPPQPPQPPLSSQPEIVSEEEASLVSEFGQAAGALIHSIREVAQSHHSLEQELAHAVNASSKAMDVVYANSKSSGALSCSVVLQMVSNVKALLSETELLLAGKMSMQLDPPQQEQLNAALSSVAQQLRRLADVSWLCPVIDPSDHEGPLTDFSKRSRSAKFRLVPKFKKDKNNKNKETCATLSLPVHQWGTEEVGVWLDFLCLTEYKDIFIGHDVRGAELIHLERRDLKDLGVTKVGHMKRILQGIRELNRNSSASEA; this comes from the exons atggaggagtggaTGGCGGCTCTGCGCAGCGTCCAGAACAGACAGAACTATGAG TCCACCCAGTACAGCATGGACCACTTCAGTGGGATGCACAACTGGTACGCCTGCTCTCACGCCAGACCGACGTATTGTAACGTCTGCAGAGAGGCGCTGTCAGGAGTGACATCACATGGCCTGTCCTGTgaag tgtgtaagTTTAAGGCCCATAAACGCTGTGCAGTCCGAGCCACCAACAACTGTAAATGGACCACGCTGGCTTCTATCGGGAAGGACATCATCGAGGACGAGGACGGG GTGTCGATGCCTCATCAGTGGTTAGAGGGGAACCTGCCGGTCTCCGCTAAATGTAACGTCTGTGATAAGACGTGTGGCAGCGTCCTCCGTCTGCAGGACTGGAGGTGTCTCTGGTGTAAAGCCATG gtGCACTCAGGCTGTAAGGAGCAGCTGTCCTCCAAGTGTCCTCTGGGTCAGTGTAAAGTGTCCGTCATCCCTCCGACGGCGCTCAACAGCATCGACTCTGACG gtttCTGGAAGGCGTCGTGTCCTCCGTCCTGCACCAGTCCTCTGCTGGTGTTTGTCAACTCCAAAAGTGGAGACAATCAGGGCGTCAAGTTCCTGCGACgcttcaaacagctgctgaacccTGCACAGGTGTTCGACCTGATGAACGGGGGACCACACCTGGg tctACGTTTGTTCCAGAAGTTTGATACGTTCAGGATCCTGGTGTGTGGAGGAGACGGCAGCGTCGGCTGGGTTCTGTCTGAGATTGACGCTCTCACACTGCACAAACAG TGTCAGCTGGGAGttcttcctctggggaccgGGAACGATCTGGCCCGGGTTCTGGGTTGGGGTTCAGCCTGTGACGACGACACTCAGCTGCCTCAGATACTGGAGAAACTAGAGAGAGCCAGCACCAAGATGTTGGACAG gtggagCATCATGGTCTATGAAACCAAGTTTCCACGGCAACACTCTGCGTCCACTGTCACCGAGGACTGCAGCGACGACTCTGAG GTTCAGCAGATTCAGACCTACGAGGACTCAGTGGCTGCTCACCTGTCCAAGATCCTGACCTCAGATCAGCACTCTGTCGTCATCTCCTCCGCCAa GGTTCTGTGTGAGACGGTGAAGGACTTTGTGGCTCGTGTTGGTAAAGCGTACGAGAAGAACACAGAGAGTTCAGAGGAGTCGGAGGCCATGGCCAAGAAG tgtggtGTGTTGAAGGAGAAACTGGACTCTCTGCTCAAGACTCTGAACGAGGAGTCTCAGGCCTCCACCATGCCCCCCCCAGCTCCTCCCCCCACCATCgctgaggagcaggaggaggcagagggagttgttctgtctcctcctctttacGCTCCTCCTCACGCCCCGTGCTCCCCACGGaccaacacctcctcctctgcagcagccGCCATCTTTAAACCACGAGAGCAGCTGATGCTGAGAGCCAACAGTCTGAAGAAAGCCATCAGACAGATCATCGAGCAAACAGAGAAAG ctgtggaTGAGCAGAATGCTCagactcagcagcagctcttctcGCTGAGTcaggctgaggaagaggagggtctggtggaggaggaagaggaggaggaggtggaggaggataaGATGTCTCTGCAGTCGTCCTACAGCGCCAAACACCGCAACACACGCAGAG tCAGTAAGACGCCCTGTGAGAAGCTGATCAGTAAAGGGAGCCTGTCACTGGGCAGCTCCGCATCACTTCCAGTCCAGACAGGAAGTAGGGAGAACATGCCCATGCTCAACACAAAGATCCTCTATCCAG gtctcAGAGGTATCTCAGGTTCTTTCTCCAGCAGTTCTGTGATCAGTCGACTGTTGGTCAACGCCGACCCGTTCAGCTGTGATCCTGACAACAT ggaCTGCTACACTGAGAAATGTGTCATGAACAACTACTTTGGAATCGGACTGGACGCTAAAATCTCTCTGGACTTCAACAACAAGAGAGACGAACATCCAGAGAAGTGCAG GAGCCGGACTAAGAACATGATGTGGTACGGAGTTCTGGGAACCAAAGAGCTGCTACACAGAACCTACAAGAACCTGGAGCAGAGGGTTCTACTGGAG TGTGATGGGCGGCCCATCCCGCTCCCCAGTCTGCAAGGCATCGCTGTGTTGAACATCCCAAGTTACGCAGGAGGAACCAACTTCTGGGGAGGAACCAAAGAGGACGAT acgtTCACGGCTCCGTCCTTTGATGATAAGATCCTGGAGGTGGTGGCCGTGTTCGGCAGCATGCAGATGGCCGTGTCCCGAGTCATCAACCTGCAGCACCACCGCATTGCTCAG TGTCGGACAGTGAAGATCACCATCCTGGGTGATGAAGGCGTCCCAGTGCAGGTGGACGGGGAGGCATGGGTCCAGCCTCCAGGTTACATCAAGATCATCCACAAAAACCGAACCCAGACCCTCACCAGGGACAGA GCATTTGAGAGCACCCTGAAGTCGTGGGAGGACAAACAGAAGTGTGAATTTCCccggacccccccccctcagcccCCACagccccccctctcctcccagcCAGAGATTGTCTCTGAGGAAGAGGCGTCACTCGTCAGCGAGTTCGGTCAAGCAGCAGGAGCTCTCATACACAG tattcGTGAAGTCGCTCAGTCTCACCACAGTCTGGAACAGGAACTGGCTCACGCTGTCAATGCCAGCTCAAAGGCCATGGATGTGGTCTACGCCAACTCCAAGAGCTCCGGG GCTTTGAGCTGCAGTGTTGTCCTTCAGATGGTCAGTAACGTCAAAGCTTTACTCAGTGAGacggagctgctgctggctggaAAGATGTCCATG cagctGGATCCTCCTCAGCAGGAACAGCTGAATGCAGCTCTGAGCTCTGTGGCTCAGCAGCTCCGTCGGCTGGCTGATGTTTCCTGGTTGTGTCCTGTCATCGACCCCTCGGACCATGAG gGTCCTCTAACAGATTTCTCAAAACGAAGTCGGAGTGCAAAGTTCCGTCTCGTCCCAAAGttcaagaaagacaaaaacaacaagaacaaagagACCTGCGCGACTCTGTCTCTGCCAG TTCACCAGTGGGGGacggaggaggtgggggtgtggctggactttctctgtctcactgaaTATAAGGACATCTTTATCGGACATGACGTCCGCGGAGCTGAGCTCATCCACCTGGAGAGGAGGGACCTGAAG GACCTGGGGGTCACAAAGGTGGGTCACATGAAGAGGATCCTTCAGGGCATCAGAGAGCTCAACAGGAACAGCAGCGCCAGCGAGGCCTGA